In the Uranotaenia lowii strain MFRU-FL chromosome 1, ASM2978415v1, whole genome shotgun sequence genome, AGGAAGGTTTTGTAGCATGTGGTAATGTATTTGATCTGATCCTGTAGAAGATCCTTTGCAACTGGCTAACGCAATTCGCATCTCTATCATTGTGAATGGATAATTGATAACGCTTGTCTGCTGTTCTTCGAAATCTAAAGTATCtgattcttttgaaattttaaaccttaaaaaatcgTGTGGCTAGTTCGATGAACTTGATGTGTATTCAAAATGTTTTCCCAACTCCTCAGCTATGTCTTCACTAGTAGTGTAAAGGTTAGTTCCAACTTTTAAGGAGGGTATTATGTTAGATTGAGTTTTTCCTTGCATAGCCCGGATTTTGTTCCAAATATTGCTATTAGTTGTCGATAGATTCACTGTTGAAACAAATTCTTGCCAACATTGTCTTGAACGTTGCCTGGTAATCCTACGTGCCTTTGCTTTTGCTAATTTGTAAGCGACAAGGTTCTCGTCATTCatctgagatgaaaatttccttagcgcctttttccgatttttaatGCATTCAGCAACTTCAGAGTTCCACCATGGAggcttgaattttttaacgatAGAAGATGACCGCGGTATAGTTTGCTGAGCTGCATCTACAACTGCTTTAGTGAAACTTTCTACTTGGGTTAGAGGATCATTTTTTGACATGTGATCAAGGTTCACTGTGACCAGATGTTGGAAAGATTCCCAATCTGCTGATTGAGTAATCCAACGAGGTCGTTTGGTAAAGTTAACTGATCTACTAAGACGATTGATAATAATCGGGAAATGATCGCTGGAGCAAAGGTCGTCATGTACCTTCCACGAAAAAGTTGTTGACAGAATTGGTGATCCAAAAGTCAAATCAATCGCAGAATAAGAATTGTGAGCTATACTGTAGTGTGTGGCTGAGCCATCATTCATGCAATTCAGATCTAGTTCGTCGAATATTTCCATCAAGAGTTTCCCTTTAGCATTGTCATCATTGCATCCCCAGCATATGTTGTGAGCATTACTGTCTGTAGTTACTAAAAACGGATTTGGTAGTTGATTCAAAAGGTTTACAATgtcggttttcgaaaaattgaggTTAGGTGGCAAATATAGGTTACAAATCGTAAATTCTAATGGATAGAATACCTTAACTGCGATTGCTTGTAGATTTGTCGACAAGTTTAGTTCTTGGACATGAAAGCCCTCTTTCACGCATATGGCTACACCGCCTGAGGCTCTAGCATGAACAGAGTCTactgaataaaacattttataatttttaaaagatggTGTGTGGGTTTGTTTGAAATGAGATTCTTGTATACAGACTATGGATGGATCGTATTTTGAGACTAGTAATTTAAGTTCTTCTATATGCTGATAAAAACCGTTAGGGTTCCACTGTAAGATCGCGAAGGATATATCCTAGAAGTCTATCATATTCCTCAACATAGTCTAGAGTTTAAACATTGTTTTCTTCTAATTCTTCCAAACATTCAATCATAATTGAAGCTTTTAAAGCTTGGGAAACTGTAGATAAATTTTCACTGATAATCATAGATTCGTTCTTTTCTCGTTCAATTAACTTATTTGTTATCTGTTGTAAGTTACCTTGATCAAACTGGCTGGAGACTGGATCGGGAGATTCGCTGGTCGTATTTATTTTGTTCTCTTCAAAAACGGGTGGGAGGGGGACCAAAGCTTTCTCAGCTCTGGGTGGGACATTCTCTCTCAGAGAATGATGATCTACCGGATGTAGACGATCGTCTTCGTTGGTTGAGTTACCGCTTGTTTCATTGGGCTGTTGAGTTACCTGTGTATTCACGTGCTGTTCATTTGATGTTTCCGGTCGTTGTTGGCTCGCGTCGGTTTTCGTTCTCTCTTCTCGTCGTGGTGGGTTTCTTGCTACAGCTGCGAAACTACGCTGGAATGGAGCTGTGAGTGCTGAGAGGGGGACCTGCTGGCGTCGCTTATTTCTGACTTCACGCATCGTCACACGATCGGTTACCCTGATGGACTGTATCTCAAGTTCATCTTGATAAATCGGACATGCTCGAGAAAGCGCGTTGTGCTCTCCTCGACAGTTAACACACGTGGTGGGATGTTGGCATGGAGTTTTATCGTGAAACAGATCTGCACAGGCAGCGCAAATTCTGTTACTCTTGCAGCTATCTTTTTTGTGTCCGAAACGCAGACACACAGTACAGCGCATGGGATTGGGCACATACATGCGAACTGTACAGTTGTAGAATCCGCAGTCAATTGTGCGAGGAAGATAACTTAGGTTGAAGGTCAAAATAAATGAACCAGTATCTTCTAACTTGCCGCCACTGTTTTTTCGTTGAATTCTTTTTACCTCTTTAACATTGGAGTCAACCAACCACTCCAAAATCTCTTCGTCCTTCATTTTGTTAAGGTCAGGGCAGAAAATGGTACCTTTGCTGATGTTCATTGACTCGTGTTCCGTTACTTTGATATTGACACCTTCACAGAACGTTGTAGCCTTTAGAACTTTTTCAGCTTGCTGTCGGTTGAGGGTTTTAAGCAATAACGTACCTTGCTTAAATCGAGAGATTTGGATTCCTTTGGAAATGTTGTCGATACATTTTTTAATCCAAAAGGGGTTTAACTCCGTCATGTCCTTTTTCTCGTCCGTTCGGGTAACGATCAAGAATCGACCGCCATTGTCTTTTGGGTCGAATTTCAGTTGCTTTTGGAACACATGGTCACTTGTAACATCTCGAGTTACGGGTCGTTTATTTCCACGTTTTCTTTTCCACGCAACGTTGGTGAATTGGTCTGTGTCCGCGTCGTCTCCTAACGCCCAAAACCGGGAACCTGTCCCGTAGGATGGGCCCCCGCCGGAATCGTCTCCCATCGCTCCGACCACTTCTTagtctttttttataaactttcactCAGCACAAATATAAAGACACTCACGAGGCTAGATAAACGATATATCTATTACAACAGTCGCTCTGAAAAACGTGTTTCTCGCTCGACGGTTGGAACTAGAATGTATTCTATGTTTTGTTTCTGTGTAAATTTTCTGGTATTTTTCAGCattttgtatgtaaattttcttTATGAATGTGTAATGGGCTTCGTTTTTTTATACTTAACAAGTCTATTGGATGAAGTTGTTGCGCGATTAAATCGTTTCGGTGTATGTAAAGGGCAATTCTTTTTTTGGCTAAGTAGTTTCGTTTGATTGTCAGTGGTTCTTCTCCAGCTATAGCAGCTAGGGTATTTATGGGTGTAGCTTTCGTGCATCCTGCAGCAATACGTAGACATTGTCTATTCGTAATTTCCAGCATATCACAGTATTTTTTTGGTGTTGATCCATAGATAACAGCTCCGTAGTTTAAATAATTTCCATATAAAGCTTTATGGTATAGCATTAAAACTCTTGGAGTGCCGCCGTACTTAATACCACTTATTATTTTCAGCATGTTTTGTTTATCCAGTATACTTTGTTTTAGTGTTTTGATGTGTATGCCGTATTTTAATGTCTGGTCGAGTGTTATTCTAGATATTTGTAATTTCTGACTGTTTCCAATGTTTCACCTCCCATCGTCAAATGGAGTTGTTTATCACTATCTTTAAATAGcattgcttttgtttttgaGCTATTAAGATGTAACCCCAACTCTGTAGCTTTAGTCACAAATTTGTCTATTTCATATTGCATTTTCTTTGTTGCTTGTGACAGTGATTTtgctttaacaattttgaaaaaatcgtcgGCAAATTGTAGTGTAGTTACATCTGGGTCAAGGTTAGTATTGTGTAGTGAAGCAGTATAAATATTGAATAACACAGGCGACATGACATCTCCTTGTGATACTCCAGAGCAAATTTGTTGGCTTACAATTCCTTGATCTGTGTATACTAGAGTTTTACggttcatcaaaaaattataaatccaTGTGCAAGTATCCTGTTTGGAACCATTGTACAGCATTATTCTGTAAAGTTGTTCAACGTTAACTGTATTGAAAGcgtttgagaaataaaaaaaaacaccaattgttGTGTAGTTTTCTCTTCTTGCTGCTTTTATCGTATTTGTAGCGAACGTCACACAATGTTCTGTGGACATTCCCTTTCTAAATCCAAAAGAGAGGTCTGGAAGAATATTGTTTCTGTTGCACGTTTCCTGGATATCTTCTAGGACTgctgcatttaaaatttttactaatGTTGGTAGCAGTGCAATAGGTCGGCTAGAGCGAACATCATTGGGAGGTTTATTAGGTTTGAGAATgggtattatttttatttcttttaggtGATTATCTAACGTGGACTTTCTCCACATTTCATTTAAAAGATCAATTATTTTTGTTACCGAGTggaaatctagatttttcaggGCACCGTAATTGAGGTTATCAGTGcctggtgatgatgatggtgatttgtttttaagaaaaattttccagttttggaattttaatataGTTGGTCTTGTGTTATTTTCAGGTGGTAGTGGTTCTATTGAATTCGATGGTCCAAAGTTCAACAATAGGAATTCTGTTGCCATGTCTTTACTATTAATTATCGGGTTATTTTTAGGGTTAACTATAGGTCGTAGTTTCAATCTTTTTACAAGCTTCCAGTTTTCTTGAGTGTTTCTCGGATCAATAGAACCAGAGAGTTcttccattttgtttttaatgtgtTTAAGTTTGGCTTTTTGAAATATTGCAGAAGATTTTTTCCACCGTATCAAATTTTCACTGCTACTGTACTTGTTGTATTCTCTAAgggtgttttgtttttgttcatacAGTTTTGATAGATCTGAGCTCCAGTAATATTTTGGAGTATGTgtgcttatttttttgtgatgttttgAGTAAGCTTGGATATATCTTTCAGATTGTCAAATTCCCAATGTTTTATTGTGCTATTTCTTCGATTATCTTTTTTCTATCGTAGAAgtatttttgtttggttttaattCTCAGATCTAAGTTTGTTTCGATCATCAAATGTCCACTTCCACCAAAAGGTTTCTCTATCACATTCCATTGAACTATGTCGAAAAGATTTGTTGAACATAGTGTCAGATCTATCGCACTTGATCTCTGATTAGCTACTGGAGGTAAATAAGTGGAGACTCCAGTGTTAAGTAGCATGAGATAAGAACCTACTATAGCATCATGGACTATTTTTCCTTTGGTATTGGTGTCATTACAACCCCATATCACATTGTGACTGTTGAAATTTCCTCCTactaaaatttttccaaatttcgaaAGTTCGTTGAAAAAGATGGTTATTGCTGCTTCTAAATTGTTGGTTGATATTCTTGGATTTACGTAAATAACCACCAAAGCTAATTTTATCGTAGGTATGAATAATCCTAATGTTTCAAAATCTTCTGATTTCGACAgatttatttcttcaaattttaaatcttcatttaaaaatattcctaCTCCTCCAAATCCGTCTTTACGGGGAGCAAGAATACGATGGTAACCTTGAATATTCCATCTACCTGTAGATATTTGTTCTGGTTTAACCCAAATTTCAGATAGTAAAGCCGCATCGTATTTTTGTGTATACAATTCATGGCTTAGCTCgtttttatttctaaacaaacTTTGAATATTCGCTTGTAGAACCTTGAATTTGATAATACAAGACTATCTGTCTCCCGACAGTCCTACCAATTTACTCAATTCACCAATAATGCATGCTGATATATCTCCTCCTGCTTTGCCATGGgtttttgttatgatttctAATTTCGTGTTTATTGTAGCTATTAGTTTTTTCCACTCCTcttgtgattgttttttaacCGATTCTTCTATTTCTTTTCTCAACCTTTCTAACTCTTCAGTTTTGTGTTTATTATTTAAACCCATTCCTCTAGGTTCCtcttccatttttctttttttggcgaATTCTTGTTGATTCATTCCCAGCACACTTGCCACTCCTGGTactatttcttcatttttatcttcTCTTCTCGACCTATTTCTCTTATCATTATGATTCCAATCACTATTTTTCTGTTGTGATTGTTGGGTAAATCTTGGGCCCTTTGCTGCTACTCTAGAAAAGGATTCTGCTGACGTAGGAAATTCTTCGGAAACTCTTAGTACATCGAACATATTTTCTGTAGGTACCTCGTAGTATTGTTTTGCTTCTTGGTAAGTCATGCTCTTTTTTGCCATAATTGCCTgtatatttatttcttttttccatCGGGGACATGTTTTATCAGTCGTCTTATGATTACTACTTCCACAatacaaacaatttaaaatattacaagaaTTGTCAGTAGGATGCTCCGTCGCACAGTTTAAACATTTTCCATTGGACGCTTTACAGTTTTTAGACAAGTGGTTGTAACGtgaacatttaaaacaaatcacaGGTTTTCGGACAAACGGTTGGACTCTGTGAATTACGGAACAAATACTAATGTCAGAAGGTAAAATATTGCTACGAAAAACTACACCCATTTTGTAAGTTGGTTCTTTTTTCTTATCTTTAAAACGATGCATTCTAAAGACTGATTCCACTTCTACTTTTGCCTTAATGTAATCTTTAACTTCTTCATCATTCAATTCCAAGGGTATTCCTGAGATCACACCTGTTACTGTAACGAATTGCTTAGGAATATATGCTTTATAGcctttaaatcttaaatttttacagtttgCCAATCTGTTTGCGTCTTTTATATTCCCAACATACACCGTTACCTTATTTTTACCTGTTTTATTTATATCCTCTATCGATTTGTCAAACCCATTTTGGTGTAAAAGAATTCCGACTTGTAGCCTATTTACGACTTTCTGTTTTTCCGTGCTTTCTACTACTACTCGATACGGTCGACAATCACCTGTCTTGTAATTATAATTTATGTATACTTTTTCCGATTCTGCTTTTTCCTTGTTTACTCCTCCGTTGTTGACAGGTGTTGCTGTATTTTCATCTTCCATCCGTTCTAAAGATCCCGAACTCTCCAGCGGTTGATTGAGGTTGTTTGTTGTTGCTACTCCATCTGGAGCAGCATCTTTCTCACTCATTTCGGGACGAATAATAATAATTCGTCACTCCACTTGCACTCTATCACAGGAAATATCACAGATCTTTATTTCGAATATATCACAGAATCTCTAAGGCTAATAACAATAcgacaatttaaaatttggtttaataaaTAATCCACGTTAAAAAACACATGTACACCCTATCGATGTAAACACCGCCTGCATTGCGTATGACTGaaggaaataaaataataatgtttcCATGTCCCTCTCTAACCCATCACAATTTAAAGGAAGATGGAAACAATGCGTGCGTACTTGAGGCAGCAATAGAAAAAAACtagggagaagaaaaaaaaatttccttgttCCAAACACAGGGCTGCAATGATGTAgacagatcccggcaacgttacacgatttgtctatgtatcgtgtgtcCAACATCTTTCAAATATGTGCTCTTGaatttcgttttcaattttttttttttctcagatttaagcatTTTTCGCCTTGAGAGCATaagagatgaaagcttaaatctgaggaaaaaatcttaaatctgtcaaaaaagctccacacggtttgaataacattgccgggcTCTGGATATAgaatccgtgtggagcacatctctcagatttaagctttttgtcagaattaaccttttttttttttctcagatatgAGCTTTCATCTCCGATACTCTCAGGGCAAACAATCTTAAATctaaagaaaaaacaattttgacacgttcgtcgccacgcccattttggtagttttacttgCCGGGCCCGAAAGAATTCTTGGAGTTCAATATTTAAAACGCGTGGCGAAATTGAGCGGCtgacttgagtaagagagcgtcacacgtttttcgATGTGACGGGACACCCAagaaaatacacccgtcacacgaatatgggtcccatggcgaacgtgttaaaacgagattcactaacacttagcaaataGATGTTGGTGACACGAAacatagacaaatcctataTCATTACAGGGGCCTGATTGCCTGAGAGCTCGAGTCATTATGCCAGTGACGGGAAAACAAACATATCATCTTGGGCGCAAAGCTTATTTCAACGAATTTTCGGTAACATAGTTAGCTCCGattggcattgaaattttgaaacctcTACTTCGGGTGTAGTTAGGTAATTTATGTAggcttattttgaagatttgaatggCTACCGAAATTTTCCAGCAGATCGTGGACTAAAGGATAGCGTCCTTtccttctaagccaacggtcatgcgatcgaatcccggtcgtgataCAACCTGACACACATACACGCAGAGATAACAAgtttttgaaagcaaaaaaattattttgattcaaaacattcatttttttaaccaaactcctgttttatttgaatcaaaaaattttgttttgatttaaatatataatttttgaaagaaagaattaattcttGGAACTATATATTTTAAgactttgattttaatcaaattctttgattctAAATAAAAGGCAATTGaacttatttcttttgaaacaaagtacaaatatttttagctaaaaaaatgtttttatcttaaacaatatatctaatatataaaaacTTCAGCCTTTGACCCAAAAGATATTTTGAGTTGACTTGCAAGAAgaatagaaaaatgaaaaatcgaatcAAGTTTTGCAGTCATGTGAAAATGTTAATCATAATTAGCTTGATTTGGATGATTTAAGATGAAGAACGGTATGTGCATGTTAATTAAAGAGTggatattgaagattttctaTAAGTGCTTGCAtttttacaggaccacggccgacggaTAGCTTTTTCAAGTCCAAAGGTGCCTAAACCGTAGTTAAAGCTGGCAAAATGACACAGCGGTTTGATCGAAGAAAATTAGGACCGGATGATTCGATTTTAGTGAACTAGTTTGTGACCCAGTGTTTCATTTATCTgtaaataaaaaccaatttaagatttcattttttttctgttaattatttgaaatcccttataggaatttcaaaacaaaaaaaaatcttacaattggaataaatggaaaatggttcaactaataaatgcttttaaatctaaatctgagaTATCTTGTGGCAAAAGAAAAAGACattgaaccaaatgaaactgttttttgaatcaaagcattaatattttgaatccaagatttttcaaaaaaaattcttcgaaacAAAGGGAAATgcattggtaaaaaaaattatcccaaagccaaaggaaattttcctttgtttgatgaatgttGGTGCTTTTAGCATATGTGAAATGTTAGCCGGCAATACCATAGAATTGTACGCCTCATGCCAGATGGTTTCGTCAGAAATCAGCAGTAAGCAGCTTCTTGGCTGGCCTGCACAttatatcgaaaaacatcatttaaatatcatctgaaccgaacatTACCTGTTTaatgggtttaactattttacaaaagatttattcgattttctcatagtttaactataaatttgattatatttgaggtgttttaatgaaaatcaggacaattcaggacatttgagagatcagtttttaaaaataaggcaACTCGAgtgtttttgataaatcaggacggtctctcgaaaagcAGGACACATCCTGATAGATCAGGATACCTGGCACCCCTGACAATAGCACATGTTCAAGTCGGCCATTTTCGTTCGACAAATTTTCTGATGTCGTCGTATCCAATTGAACCCTTTTTTTAAGGTAAAGTGATTTGAAGATCATCAAAGTAAGGTAAGCTTTAAACATTATGTCGTTTGTTGATAAGTTATTAATAATCGATTTGTATTTTTCAGCTGTGTTGAGAGAAAAAGCAAGCATGAGACACCTACTTTTAGAGGATAAATCGCTGGCTATCATCGGGGCAGAAAATCGGGTAGGGAGACcttattagg is a window encoding:
- the LOC129737996 gene encoding uncharacterized protein LOC129737996 is translated as MGDDSGGGPSYGTGSRFWALGDDADTDQFTNVAWKRKRGNKRPVTRDVTSDHVFQKQLKFDPKDNGGRFLIVTRTDEKKDMTELNPFWIKKCIDNISKGIQISRFKQGTLLLKTLNRQQAEKVLKATTFCEGVNIKVTEHESMNISKGTIFCPDLNKMKDEEILEWLVDSNVKEVKRIQRKNSGGKLEDTGSFILTFNLSYLPRTIDCGFYNCTVRMYVPNPMRCTVCLRFGHKKDSCKSNRICAACADLFHDKTPCQHPTTCVNCRGEHNALSRACPIYQDELEIQSIRVTDRVTMREVRNKRRQQVPLSALTAPFQRSFAAVARNPPRREERTKTDASQQRPETSNEQHVNTQVTQQPNETSGNSTNEDDRLHPVDHHSLRENVPPRAEKALVPLPPVFEENKINTTSESPDPVSSQFDQGNLQQITNKLIEREKNESMIISENLSTVSQALKASIMIECLEELEENNV